The following are encoded in a window of Glandiceps talaboti chromosome 5, keGlaTala1.1, whole genome shotgun sequence genomic DNA:
- the LOC144435535 gene encoding uncharacterized protein LOC144435535: MLALNGGKPEVMHFSFKFAGEGPVPPCNVQIGDVYIHPSNIVCNLGVTVDTACSMSAHVANLCRSASYALWKIGKIRNFLDQNSTEKLIHAFVTSRLDYCNSLLFGLPAYEIRKLQMIQNSAARLVVREV; this comes from the coding sequence ATGCTTGCTCTTAATGGTGGGAAACCAGAGGTGATGCACTTTTCCTTCAAGTTTGCGGGTGAAGGCCCTGTCCCTCCCTGCAATGTACAGATTGGTGATGTCTATATACACCCCTCTAATATTGTTTGTAATCTTGGTGTCACTGTGGATACTGCGTGTTCCATGTCAGCCcatgtggctaatttgtgtagaTCAGCTTCATATGCTCTTTGGAAGATTGGTAAAATCAGGAATTTCCTTGATCAAAATTCCACTGAGAAACTTATTCACGCTTTTGTCACTTCACGTCTAGATTATTGTAATAGTTTACTGTTTGGCCTCCCAGCATATGAGATTCGGAAACTTCAAATGATTCAGAATTCTGCAGCTCGTTTAGTTGTGAGAGAAGTGTAA